The Daucus carota subsp. sativus chromosome 2, DH1 v3.0, whole genome shotgun sequence genome includes a window with the following:
- the LOC108208079 gene encoding polygalacturonase At1g48100, whose translation MEAYRILFLALNIFLVFSVTSVHCRFLEFFTKDPSVRKLSEISLPPAPAPQQATAYLDSTSIPRALFDVVSFGAVGDGVTDDTEAFKKAWDAACEIESATLLVPKHYTFMIQSTIFTGPCKSALTFQIDGTVIPPDGPDSWPKANSRRQWLVFYRINDLSLQGGGVIDGRGEKWWDLPCKPHRGVNGTTLPGPCDSPVALRFFMSSNLTVKGLKIKNSPQFHFRFDKCQDVHVDSLYIKSPASSPNTDGIHIENSFNVKIYNSVISNGDDCVSIGAGSHYVDIRNITCGPSHGISIGSLGIRNSRACVSNIAVTDSVIKYSTNGVRIKTWQGGSGSVSKVSFKNIHMDTVRNPIIIDQYYCETKGCANQTSAVYISDISYTSIKGTYDVRSPPMHLACSNGIPCTNLTLSDIKLVPSQGLKMLEPFCWNAYGDLDSLIVPPIYCLLEGNPLTLLENSVNLC comes from the exons ATGGAAGCTTATCGGATTTTATTCCTTGCTTTAAACATCTTCTTGGTCTTTTCTGTAACTTCAGTTCATTGCAGGTTTCttgaatttttcacaaaagACCCAAGTGTCCGAAAACTGTCAGAAATTTCACTTCCACCAGCACCAGCACCTCAGCAAGCAACAGCCTATTTGGATTCCACATCCATTCCTCGTGCCCTCTTTGATGTAGTTTCCTTCGGTGCTGTTGGAGACGGTGTGACAGACGATACAGAAGCTTTTAAGAAGGCCTGGGATGCTGCTTGCGAGATTGAATCAGCAACCCTTTTGGTTCCAAAACATTACACATTCATGATACAATCTACTATCTTTACAGGGCCTTGTAAAAGTGCTCTCACGTTTCAG ATTGATGGAACTGTGATTCCACCGGACGGACCAGATTCATGGCCAAAGGCTAACAGCAGAAGACAATGGCTGGTTTTCTACAGAATCAATGATTTATCATTGCAAGGTGGTGGAGTCATAGATGGCAGAGGAGAAAAATGGTGGGATCTACCCTGCAAACCCCACAGA GGAGTGAATGGAACAACTCTACCTGGCCCTTGTGATAGTCCTGTT GCTTTGAGGTTCTTTATGAGCTCCAACTTGACTGTAAAAGGGCTGAAAATCAAGAACAGCCCTCAATTCCATTTCAGATTTGACAAATGCCAAGATGTTCATGTTGATTCCCTATATATAAAATCACCTGCATCAAGTCCCAACACTGACGGAATTCACATAGAGAATTCGTTCAATGTGAAGATATACAACTCTGTCATTTCTAATGGCGATGATTGTGTGTCAATTGGAGCCGGTTCTCATTATGTCGACATAAGGAACATTACATGCGGCCCTAGCCACGGGATAAG CATCGGCAGCCTTGGAATACGCAACTCACGAGCTTGTGTATCAAACATAGCAGTCACCGATTCAGTGATCAAGTATTCGACTAACGGGGTCAGAATCAAAACATGGCAAGGAGGTTCAGGATCAGTATCTAAGGTCAGCTTCAAAAACATCCACATGGACACGGTCCGAAATCCCATAATCATAGACCAATACTATTGTGAAACAAAGGGATGTGCTAACCAAACATCTGCAGTATACATAAGTGATATATCCTACACAAGTATCAAAGGTACTTATGATGTGAGAAGCCCTCCAATGCATCTGGCATGCAGCAATGGCATCCCATGCACGAATCTCACGCTTTCCGACATCAAATTGGTTCCTTCTCAAGGCCTAAAAATGTTGGAACCATTCTGCTGGAATGCTTATGGAGATCTAGACTCACTCATTGTCCCTCCCATTTACTGCTTGTTGGAGGGAAATCCCCTCACTCTACTTGAAAACAGTGTTAATCTTTGTTAA